One Candidatus Poribacteria bacterium DNA window includes the following coding sequences:
- a CDS encoding SIS domain-containing protein → MDILDTIRDALLEAQEVLNRFIQNPENIATIAKTAEMMQDVFERQGKIFTCGNGGSLCDAMHFAEECTGKFRDNRRPLPAIALSDAGHITCTANDFGFTEVFARPLSALGHPGDLLIVLSTSGNSANVIRAAETAKQRGIQVFGLLGRDGGELKHHCDIYLIAPGNTADRIQEIHIKVLHILIEHVERLMFPENY, encoded by the coding sequence ATGGACATTTTGGATACCATCCGCGATGCGTTGTTGGAAGCACAGGAAGTGCTGAATCGGTTTATACAAAACCCTGAAAATATTGCAACCATCGCGAAGACAGCAGAAATGATGCAAGACGTATTTGAACGGCAAGGTAAAATCTTCACGTGCGGAAATGGCGGAAGCCTGTGTGACGCGATGCACTTCGCTGAAGAATGCACTGGGAAATTTCGAGACAATCGGAGACCGCTGCCAGCAATTGCCCTCAGTGATGCCGGACATATCACCTGTACAGCGAACGACTTTGGGTTCACAGAGGTCTTCGCACGTCCACTATCGGCACTCGGACACCCCGGTGATTTACTGATAGTCCTCTCAACAAGCGGAAATTCCGCGAATGTTATTCGGGCAGCCGAGACAGCAAAGCAGCGCGGAATACAAGTGTTTGGATTACTCGGTAGAGATGGCGGCGAACTCAAACACCACTGCGATATTTACCTCATTGCCCCCGGCAATACTGCAGACCGCATCCAAGAAATCCACATTAAGGTATTGCACATCCTGATAGAGCATGTCGAGCGATTGATGTTTCCTGAGAACTATTGA
- a CDS encoding iron ABC transporter permease produces MLNRQEAEQNPQNKLSFIDRLRRQYDLTPSITLALGLTTLFFVVFLIYPLLYVFKEAFWIENKFNLTYFKLMVTDPNIRELVINSFKIGVMVTLITSVVSLPLAYFLTRFRYPGRDTLRAVILIPMIMPPFVGAIGMQQFFGLYGSVNMLLVKLNLIDITQTIDWFRGGFWGVVMLSTLHLYPIMYLNIVAALANVDPSLEEAAENMGASRFQVFRQITLPLMMPGYFAGAILVFIWAFTDLGTPLIFDYNEVVAVRIFRQVTEANANPMGYALVVLIIVLTALAFYVSKRWTGSKHYEMLGRGHVTSRETDANWIVRTVIYLFIGGLTLMALLPHISVILVSLTPDVSQWRLSVLPKSWTLAHYVETFTHSDTLPSILNSLKYSIFSTLLALLVGIVVSYLLTRKRLPFQNLLDAVAMLPLALPGVAIAFGYLGSFSDTTLLLRHLPDGLISVIDPRQNPTFLLIISYAVRRLPYMLRSIYAGLQQTSVTYEEASQNMGATPIRTLYKITLPLVIANILAGAILVFSFSMLEVSDSLILAMKDQHYPITKAIWALSQRPDHGPYTASALGVVGMLILIACLLGAGRVLGGKLGEIFRI; encoded by the coding sequence ATGCTGAATCGCCAAGAGGCAGAACAGAACCCGCAAAACAAGCTGTCTTTCATCGACAGGCTCAGACGACAATACGACTTAACACCCTCAATTACACTCGCCTTGGGATTAACAACGCTGTTTTTTGTCGTCTTCCTCATATACCCCCTCCTCTATGTTTTTAAAGAAGCGTTCTGGATTGAAAACAAATTCAACCTCACATACTTCAAATTGATGGTAACCGATCCGAATATTCGAGAATTGGTTATCAATAGTTTCAAAATCGGTGTAATGGTTACACTGATAACAAGTGTTGTGAGTCTGCCACTGGCGTATTTTTTGACGCGGTTTCGATACCCTGGGCGTGATACCTTACGTGCCGTCATCCTGATTCCAATGATTATGCCGCCTTTCGTGGGTGCGATCGGAATGCAACAGTTCTTCGGCTTATACGGGAGCGTCAATATGCTCCTCGTGAAACTGAACCTGATTGATATAACCCAAACTATCGACTGGTTCAGGGGCGGCTTCTGGGGTGTGGTAATGTTGTCAACACTACACCTCTATCCGATCATGTATCTTAACATCGTCGCAGCACTCGCAAACGTGGATCCAAGCCTGGAGGAAGCCGCGGAAAATATGGGGGCATCGCGCTTCCAAGTCTTCCGTCAGATAACACTCCCCCTAATGATGCCCGGCTACTTCGCAGGTGCGATTCTCGTCTTCATCTGGGCATTCACGGATCTCGGCACCCCCTTAATCTTTGACTATAATGAAGTCGTTGCTGTCAGAATTTTCCGGCAAGTGACTGAAGCGAATGCTAACCCGATGGGGTACGCCCTTGTGGTTTTAATTATCGTCCTAACGGCACTCGCCTTTTATGTTTCCAAGCGGTGGACAGGAAGCAAACATTATGAAATGCTGGGGAGGGGACACGTGACTTCTCGTGAAACCGATGCGAACTGGATCGTGCGTACGGTCATCTATCTCTTTATCGGTGGATTGACACTCATGGCGTTGTTACCCCATATCAGTGTTATCCTTGTCTCCCTAACACCCGATGTGAGCCAATGGCGGTTGAGCGTGCTACCCAAATCGTGGACGTTGGCACACTATGTAGAGACCTTCACACACTCAGACACATTACCAAGTATTCTTAACAGCCTGAAATACAGCATTTTTAGTACGCTGTTGGCACTTCTCGTAGGGATTGTGGTGTCGTATCTGTTGACCCGCAAACGTCTCCCGTTCCAAAATTTGTTGGATGCTGTTGCGATGCTACCATTGGCACTACCGGGCGTTGCAATTGCGTTTGGCTACCTTGGCAGTTTCTCAGACACAACCCTTCTCCTCCGACATTTACCAGACGGACTCATCTCTGTGATTGATCCGAGACAGAACCCGACCTTCCTTTTAATCATCAGTTATGCGGTGCGGAGATTGCCGTATATGCTGCGCTCCATCTACGCTGGACTCCAACAGACGAGTGTGACGTACGAAGAAGCGTCACAAAACATGGGAGCGACCCCGATCCGGACGTTGTATAAAATTACCTTACCCCTTGTTATCGCGAACATCCTCGCGGGCGCGATTCTTGTGTTCTCGTTCTCCATGCTCGAAGTGAGTGATAGCTTAATCTTGGCGATGAAAGATCAACACTATCCGATTACAAAAGCGATTTGGGCACTCTCTCAACGTCCCGATCACGGACCCTATACAGCAAGCGCGCTTGGCGTAGTAGGTATGTTAATTTTAATCGCCTGTCTGTTGGGTGCCGGACGCGTCCTTGGCGGGAAATTAGGCGAAATTTTCCGAATTTAG